In one Bos mutus isolate GX-2022 chromosome 19, NWIPB_WYAK_1.1, whole genome shotgun sequence genomic region, the following are encoded:
- the SPATA20 gene encoding spermatogenesis-associated protein 20 — translation MLGVRALRCRGFLLPGAGPVLALSYRGSSARDKDRSVTVSSSVPMPAGGKGSRTNCSQSTPQKVPNRLINEKSPYLLQHAYNPVDWYPWGQEAFDKAKKENKPIFLSVGYSTCHWCHMMEEESFQNEEIGRLLSEDFVSVKVDREERPDVDKVYMTFVQATSSGGGWPMSVWLTPDLQPFVGGTYFPPEDGLTRVGFRTVLMRIRDQWKQNKSTLLENSQRVTTALLARSAISMGDRQLPPSAATMNSRCFQQLDEGYDEEYGGFAEAPKFPTPVILSFLFSYWLSHRLTQDGSRAQQMALHTLKMMANGGIRDHVGQGFHRYSTDRQWHVPHFEKMLYDQAQLTVAYSQAFQISGDEFYSEVAKGILQYVVRNLSHRSGGFYSAEDADSPPERGMRPKEGAFYVWTVKEVQHLLPEPVLGATEPLTSGQLLMKHYGLTEAGNISPSQDPKGELQGQNVLTVRYSLELTAARFGLDVEAVRTLLNSGLEKLFQARKHRPKPHLDSKMLAAWNGLMVSGFAVTGAVLGQERVINYAINGAKFLKRHMFDVASGRLMRTCYAGSGGTVEHSNPPCWGFLEDYAFVVRGLLDLYEASQESAWLEWALRLQDTQDRLFWDSRGGGYFCSEAELGAGLPLRLKDDQDGAEPSANSVSAHNLLRLHGFTGHKDWMDKCVCLLTAFSERMRRVPVALPEMVRALSAHQQTLKQIVICGDPQAKDTKALLQCVHSIYIPNKVLILADGDPSSFLSRQLPFLNTLRRLEDRATAYVCENQACSMPITEPCELRKVLHQ, via the exons ATGCTGGGCGTGCGGGCCTTACGGTGCCGCGGCTTCCTGCTGCCCGGGGCCGGGCCAGTCCTCGCCTTGAGCTACAG GGGTAGCTCCGCCCGGGACAAGGACCGAAGTGTGACGGTCAGTAGTTCAGTGCCCATGCCTGCTGGAGGGAAGGGGAGCCGGACTAACTGCTCTCAGTCCACGCCCCAGAAGGTCCCCAACCGCCTGATCAATGAGAAGTCACCGTACCTCCTGCAACATGcctacaaccctgtggactg GTACCCCTGGGGACAGGAAGCCTTCGACAAggccaagaaagaaaacaagccaATTTTTCTTTCAG TGGGGTACTCCACCTGCCACTGGTGCCACATGATGGAGGAGGAGTCCTTCCAGAATGAGGAGATTGGCCGCCTGCTCAGCGAGGACTTTGTCAGTGTGAAGGTAGACCGGGAGGAGCGGCCTGACGTGGACAAGGTGTATATGACTTTTGTGCAG GCCACCAGCAGTGGTGGGGGCTGGCCCATGAGTGTGTGGCTGACTCCCGACCTACAGCCCTTTGTGGGTGGCACCTATTTTCCCCCTGAGGATGGCTTGACCCGAGTTGGCTTCCGCACGGTGTTGATGAGGATACGGGACCAG TGGAAACAGAACAAGAGTACCCTGCTAGAAAACAGTCAGCGGGTCACCACGGCTCTGCTGGCTCGGTCGGCGATCAGTATGGGTGACCGCCAGCTGCCACCTTCCGCTGCCACCATGAACAGCCGCTGCTTCCAGCAGCTGGATGAGGGTTATGATGAGGAGTATGGTGGCTTCGCCGAGGCCCCCAAGTTCCCCACACCAG TGATCCTGAGTTTCCTGTTCTCCTACTGGCTCAGCCACCGGCTAACCCAGGACGGCTCTCGGGCCCAGCAGATGGCCTTGCATACCCTGAAGATGATGGCCAACGGGGGTATCCGAGACCACGTGGGGCAG GGCTTCCACCGCTACTCCACGGACCGCCAGTGGCACGTTCCCCACTTTGAGAAGATGCTGTATGACCAGGCACAGCTCACGGTGGCCTATTCACAAGCTTTCCAG ATCTCTGGTGACGAGTTCTACTCCGAAGTTGCCAAAGGTATCCTGCAGTACGTCGTTCGGAACCTGAGTCACCGG TCTGGAGGCTTCTATAGTGCAGAGGACGCGGACTCCCCGCCGGAGCGGGGCATGCGGCCCAAAGAGGGCGCCTTCTACGTGTGGACCGTCAAGGAGGTCCAGCATCTCCTCCCTGAGCCTGTGCTGGGCGCCACCGAGCCTCTGACCTCAGGCCAGCTCCTCATGAAGCACTATGGGCTCACGGAGGCTGGCAACATCAGCCCCAGTCAG GACCCCAAGGGGGAGCTGCAGGGCCAGAACGTGCTGACCGTCCGATATTCGCTGGAGCTGACTGCCGCCCGCTTTGGCCTGGACGTGGAGGCCGTACGAACCTTACTCAATTCAGGTCTCGAGAAGCTCTTCCAGGCCCGGAAACATCGGCCGAAGCCgcacttggacagcaagatgcTGGCTGCCTGGAATG GACTGATGGTGTCTGGCTTTGCTGTGACTGGGGCTGTTCTGGGCCAGGAGAGGGTGATCAACTATGCCATCAATGGTGCTAAGTTCCTGAAGCGGCACATGTTTGATGTGGCCAGTGGCCGCCTGATGCGGACCTGCTATGCAGGCTCTGGTGGGACTGTGGAACACAG CAACCCGCCCTgctggggcttcctggaggacTATGCCTTCGTGGTGAGGGGCCTGCTGGACTTGTACGAGGCCTCACAGGAGAGTGCGTGGCTCGAGTGGGCTCTGCGGCTGCAGGACACACAGGACAGGCTCTTCTGGGACTCCCGGGGCGGCGGCTACTTCTGCAGTGAGGCCGAGCTGGGGGCTGGCCTGCCGCTGCGTCTGAAGGACG ACCAGGATGGTGCAGAGCCCAGTGCCAACTCCGTGTCGGCCCACAACCTGCTTCGGCTGCACGGTTTCACGGGCCACAAGGACTGGATGGACAAGTGTGTGTGCCTGTTGACCGCCTTCTCTGAGCGCATGCGCCGTGTGCCCGTGGCATTGCCTGAGATGGTCCGCGCCCTCTCAGCCCACCAGCAGACCCTCAAGCAG ATTGTGATCTGTGGGGACCCCCAGGCCAAGGATACCAAGGCTCTGTTGCAGTGTGTCCACTCCATCTACATCCCTAACAAG GTGCTGATTCTGGCTGATGGGGACCCCTCGAGCTTCCTGTCCCGCCAGCTGCCCTTCCTGAATACCCTTCGGCGGCTAGAAGACCGGGCCACTGCCTATGTGTGCGAGAATCAGGCCTGCTCGATGCCCATCACTGAGCCCTGCGAACTACGGAAAGTGCTCCATCAGTGA